A single window of Lysobacter oculi DNA harbors:
- the rbfA gene encoding 30S ribosome-binding factor RbfA: protein MRRDLGTLVHNAVRELGLPSVSVSDVEVTRDLAHAKVFVTALQAERSAEAVAGLKAHAKEIRYELAHVMKLRHVPELHFFYDDSVDRGERIDTLLRDLPDTDDAAAPSDEAE from the coding sequence ATGCGCCGGGACCTGGGCACCCTGGTCCACAACGCGGTGCGTGAACTGGGCCTGCCCTCGGTCAGCGTGTCCGATGTCGAGGTCACCCGTGACCTGGCCCATGCCAAGGTCTTCGTCACCGCATTGCAGGCCGAACGTTCGGCCGAAGCGGTGGCGGGGCTCAAGGCGCACGCCAAGGAAATCCGCTACGAGCTGGCGCATGTGATGAAGCTTCGGCACGTGCCGGAACTGCATTTCTTCTACGACGATTCGGTGGACCGCGGCGAGCGCATCGACACCCTGCTGCGCGATCTTCCCGATACCGACGACGCCGCCGCGCCCAGCGACGAAGCCGAGTAA
- a CDS encoding ribosome maturation factor RimP, translating to MDKARQISELLAPTVSSLGLDLLGIEYLPAPGGAVVRLYIDYPADAAPVQGEDGQPVQPLVGIDECEQVSREVSAQLDVEDPISGNYTLEVSSPGIDRPLFTPAQFARFAGQNAKVGLKLPQDGRRRLTGRIVAVEGDTVRFDIDGQPFEAAIDNIDKARLVPDWAAMGYAPGKPGKKSGAKPKKPESTKQAERPADAESEK from the coding sequence ATGGACAAGGCACGACAAATCAGCGAGTTGCTGGCCCCGACGGTCTCGTCGCTCGGGCTCGACCTGCTGGGCATCGAATACCTGCCGGCCCCCGGTGGTGCCGTCGTGCGCCTGTACATCGACTATCCGGCCGATGCCGCGCCGGTGCAGGGCGAAGACGGCCAGCCGGTGCAGCCGTTGGTCGGCATCGACGAATGCGAGCAGGTCAGCCGTGAAGTCTCGGCCCAGCTCGACGTCGAAGACCCGATCAGCGGCAATTACACGCTGGAAGTGTCTTCGCCCGGCATCGACCGCCCGCTGTTCACGCCGGCCCAGTTCGCCCGTTTCGCCGGGCAGAACGCCAAGGTCGGCTTGAAGCTGCCGCAGGATGGCCGTCGCCGCCTGACCGGGCGCATCGTCGCGGTCGAAGGCGACACCGTCCGTTTCGACATCGACGGCCAGCCCTTCGAGGCGGCCATCGACAACATCGACAAGGCGCGGCTGGTCCCCGACTGGGCCGCGATGGGCTATGCCCCGGGCAAGCCCGGCAAGAAATCCGGCGCCAAGCCGAAAAAACCCGAATCCACCAAGCAGGCGGAACGTCCCGCCGATGCGGAGTCTGAAAAATGA
- the infB gene encoding translation initiation factor IF-2, with protein MSQKTTIRKLAELVNTPVEKLLEQLSEAGMPFKDADEEVTSAQKVKLLGFLRRTHGRTDAAAEPTGEAPKKITLSRRNVQEITVGGGRNKQTVDVVVRKKVTLVNKGAGTAPPSPDDERADALRKLEESRQRNLAEQQALAEADARRREEAEAARVQAEEEAKRLAAEAAEAAAVTTETPAARKPGTHGTPHAPRPARPEPARDDRHNKAAKPRGSHVMVAGVEDDDSTSKFAGQLHLSAADRARRGATRGKPKARRAVEQSRSGGGEHGFQRPTEKIVREVAIGEAITVGDLAQKLALKGGDVVKALFKMGVMATITQTIDHDTAVLVVEELGHKAVRADADDAETELLAHVEDVQGEKSPRPPVVTIMGHVDHGKTSLLDYIRRTKVATGEAGGITQHIGAYHVETDKGVISFLDTPGHAAFSQMRARGAKLTDIVVLVVAADDGVMPQTREAVQHAKSAGVPLIVAINKIDKSDADPLRVKNELLETEVVAEDFGGDTQMVELSAKTGLGVDNLLDAISLQAEVLELTAVVDARATGVVIESALDKGRGPVATVLVQQGTLQKGDYLVCGVQYGRVRAMFDETGSQVQSAGPSIPVQVLGLSGVPDAGDDFVVVADERLAKDVAQQRDAKRRETRLMKQAGNRMEDILSQMGEGATQAQLNLVVKADVQGSVEALREALTSLSNDQIRINVIGSGVGGITESDAQLAATSKATVIGFNVRADASARKVIEGNGVDLRYFSIIYDVIDQVKQIASGVLGMEIREEIIGTAEVMEVFRHSRFGSIAGSRVIEGMIRRGKPIRVLRDDTVIFSGELDSLRRFKEDVDEVRNGTECGIGVKGYDQVRAGDKIECFERIEVQRTL; from the coding sequence ATGTCGCAGAAAACCACCATCCGCAAGCTCGCCGAACTGGTCAACACGCCGGTCGAAAAGCTGCTGGAGCAACTCTCCGAAGCCGGTATGCCGTTCAAGGACGCCGACGAGGAAGTCACGAGCGCGCAGAAGGTGAAGCTGCTCGGCTTCCTCCGTCGCACCCATGGCCGCACCGACGCGGCAGCCGAACCGACCGGCGAGGCGCCGAAGAAGATCACCCTGTCGCGTCGCAACGTGCAGGAAATCACCGTGGGCGGCGGCCGCAACAAGCAGACCGTCGACGTGGTGGTGCGCAAGAAGGTCACGCTGGTCAACAAGGGCGCGGGCACCGCACCGCCGTCCCCGGATGACGAGCGCGCCGATGCGCTGCGCAAGCTGGAGGAATCGCGCCAGCGCAATCTGGCCGAACAGCAGGCATTGGCCGAAGCCGATGCCCGCCGCCGCGAGGAGGCCGAGGCCGCCCGCGTGCAGGCCGAGGAAGAAGCCAAGCGCCTCGCCGCCGAGGCCGCCGAAGCAGCTGCGGTGACGACCGAAACCCCGGCCGCGCGCAAGCCCGGCACCCACGGCACGCCGCATGCGCCGCGTCCGGCCCGCCCGGAACCGGCGCGCGACGACCGCCACAACAAGGCCGCCAAGCCGCGTGGTTCGCACGTCATGGTCGCCGGTGTCGAGGACGACGATTCCACCTCCAAGTTCGCCGGCCAGCTGCATCTGTCGGCGGCCGACCGCGCCCGTCGTGGCGCCACCCGCGGCAAGCCGAAGGCGCGTCGCGCCGTCGAGCAGTCGCGCAGTGGCGGCGGCGAGCATGGCTTCCAGCGCCCGACCGAGAAGATCGTGCGTGAAGTGGCCATCGGCGAGGCGATCACCGTCGGCGACCTCGCCCAGAAGCTCGCGCTCAAGGGCGGCGACGTGGTCAAGGCGCTGTTCAAGATGGGCGTGATGGCCACCATCACCCAGACCATCGACCACGACACCGCGGTGCTGGTGGTCGAGGAACTCGGTCACAAGGCCGTGCGTGCCGATGCGGATGACGCGGAAACCGAACTGCTGGCCCACGTCGAGGACGTGCAGGGCGAGAAGTCGCCGCGTCCGCCGGTGGTCACCATCATGGGCCACGTCGACCACGGCAAGACCTCGCTGCTGGATTACATCCGCCGCACCAAGGTCGCCACCGGCGAGGCGGGTGGCATCACCCAGCACATCGGTGCCTACCACGTCGAAACCGACAAGGGCGTCATCAGCTTCCTGGATACGCCGGGCCATGCCGCGTTCTCGCAGATGCGTGCGCGCGGCGCCAAGCTCACCGACATCGTGGTGCTGGTGGTCGCGGCCGACGACGGCGTGATGCCGCAGACCCGCGAGGCCGTGCAGCACGCCAAGTCCGCCGGCGTGCCGCTGATCGTCGCCATCAACAAGATCGACAAGTCCGATGCCGATCCGCTGCGCGTCAAGAACGAGCTGCTGGAAACCGAAGTCGTGGCCGAGGATTTCGGCGGCGACACGCAGATGGTCGAGCTCTCGGCCAAGACCGGCCTGGGCGTCGACAACCTGCTCGATGCGATCAGCCTGCAGGCCGAAGTGCTCGAACTGACGGCCGTGGTCGATGCCCGCGCCACCGGCGTGGTGATCGAATCCGCGCTCGACAAGGGCCGTGGCCCGGTCGCGACGGTGCTGGTCCAGCAGGGCACCCTGCAGAAGGGCGACTACCTGGTCTGCGGCGTGCAGTACGGCCGCGTCCGCGCGATGTTCGACGAGACCGGCAGCCAGGTGCAGAGCGCCGGGCCGTCGATCCCGGTGCAGGTGCTTGGCCTGTCCGGCGTGCCGGATGCGGGCGACGACTTCGTGGTCGTGGCCGACGAGCGCCTGGCCAAGGATGTCGCGCAGCAGCGTGACGCCAAGCGCCGCGAGACCCGCCTGATGAAGCAGGCCGGCAACCGCATGGAAGACATCCTGTCGCAGATGGGCGAGGGCGCGACGCAGGCCCAGCTCAACCTGGTGGTGAAGGCCGACGTGCAGGGTTCCGTCGAGGCGCTGCGCGAGGCCCTGACCAGCCTGTCCAACGACCAGATCCGCATCAACGTGATCGGCTCGGGCGTTGGCGGCATCACCGAATCCGACGCACAGCTGGCTGCGACCTCCAAGGCCACGGTGATCGGCTTCAACGTGCGTGCCGACGCTTCGGCGCGCAAGGTGATCGAAGGCAACGGCGTCGACCTGCGTTACTTCTCGATCATCTATGACGTCATCGACCAGGTGAAGCAGATCGCCTCGGGCGTGCTGGGCATGGAGATCCGCGAAGAGATCATCGGCACCGCCGAAGTGATGGAAGTGTTCCGTCATTCCAGGTTCGGTTCGATCGCCGGCTCCCGCGTGATCGAAGGCATGATCCGCCGTGGCAAGCCGATCCGCGTGCTGCGCGACGATACCGTGATCTTCTCCGGCGAACTGGATTCGCTGCGCCGCTTCAAGGAAGACGTGGACGAAGTGCGCAACGGCACCGAGTGCGGCATCGGCGTGAAGGGCTACGACCAGGTGCGTGCCGGCGACAAGATCGAGTGCTTCGAGCGCATCGAAGTGCAGCGGACGCTCTGA
- a CDS encoding tetratricopeptide repeat protein has translation MRFPKSSALGHVAVALACALACSAVQARNTTDSERTIVESRAFLSAHPDLLFRIRGFELLNQKAPEKARDAFRKAALYGDKPSQAALAGMYWDGTGVARDRPLAYAWMDLAAERAYPDFIAMREKFWASMDESERARALQQGAAVYARYGDEVAKPRLARELRRERRKVVGSRTGYAANAKVRLPNPVTGGADSSVEQPYIVIDGSQFYADKFWQPEVYHAWLDEQWKAPREGRVEVGPIKPVKSRIDPKGKKPAKP, from the coding sequence ATGCGCTTCCCCAAATCCTCCGCGCTCGGGCATGTGGCTGTCGCATTGGCATGTGCGTTGGCCTGCAGTGCTGTCCAGGCCCGCAACACCACCGATTCGGAACGCACGATCGTCGAGAGCAGGGCGTTCCTGAGTGCCCACCCCGACCTCCTGTTCCGGATCCGCGGCTTCGAACTGCTCAACCAGAAGGCCCCGGAGAAAGCGCGCGACGCCTTCAGGAAGGCCGCCCTGTATGGCGACAAGCCTTCGCAGGCGGCGCTGGCGGGCATGTACTGGGATGGGACGGGCGTCGCGCGTGACCGGCCGCTCGCCTATGCATGGATGGATCTGGCCGCGGAACGCGCCTATCCGGACTTCATCGCGATGCGGGAAAAGTTCTGGGCGTCGATGGATGAATCCGAACGCGCACGGGCGCTGCAGCAGGGCGCGGCGGTCTATGCCCGCTACGGCGATGAAGTCGCCAAGCCGCGGCTGGCGCGCGAACTGCGCCGCGAGCGCCGCAAGGTGGTGGGCAGCCGCACCGGATATGCCGCCAACGCCAAGGTCAGGCTGCCCAATCCGGTGACGGGCGGTGCGGATTCGAGCGTGGAACAGCCGTACATCGTCATCGACGGCAGCCAGTTCTATGCCGACAAGTTCTGGCAACCCGAGGTCTACCACGCATGGCTCGATGAGCAGTGGAAAGCGCCGCGCGAAGGCCGGGTGGAAGTAGGGCCGATCAAGCCGGTGAAAAGCCGCATCGATCCGAAAGGAAAAAAGCCCGCCAAGCCGTGA
- a CDS encoding D-(-)-3-hydroxybutyrate oligomer hydrolase, producing the protein MNKPRHRTCWTRAVACAVLILSVGACASLGGPMSTAPTDVTTSVHRDGDDLLTAGLGAAGLRSVAPPAFADAEHPTAIELRRRAIWSSWRGIADLGPTGGYGTVYGSLADVPGREFSALAFVPGAQHPHRVLAQVPDSFDIRKRCLVVTVASGSRGVYGAMAVGAAWGLSRGCAVVHTDKGAGSDYFDLDAGQGVAVDGRIAGPESRLAFAPANAQGSGIAFKHAHSQDNPEADWGRHARQAAEFGLRSLAMAFPDAAPFTFDNTRVIAVGISNGGGAVLRAAEQQDDWLDGVVAGEPNVLANIPGARALYDYTTEAALLMPCALPALGLPAMPTSEAFCAALAADGLIEGKDLAARQKSALARLRDAGWSDPALRAAATSTGFDLWRAVAGTYASAYTRAAHDAHPCGYRFSAMEAGKPRAASASERAAWWSDASGIPPGAGVQIVDPDAATAFGLPGLKCLRGLWTGQGDVAKRLQAGVAETRAAPPRAGLPVIVVHGTDDGLIPAAFSSAPYVAEARAAGRDVRYWQVQRAQHFDAFLALPAFSAQHVPLLPYVYAALDRLDAHLDGTAALPADAVIPARPREAGKPLQIGELAIPR; encoded by the coding sequence ATGAACAAACCCCGTCATCGCACGTGCTGGACGCGTGCCGTCGCCTGCGCCGTACTCATTCTTTCCGTCGGCGCCTGCGCCAGCCTCGGAGGCCCGATGTCCACCGCCCCGACCGATGTGACGACCAGCGTGCATCGCGATGGCGACGACCTGCTGACCGCCGGCCTCGGCGCCGCGGGCCTGCGTAGCGTCGCGCCGCCGGCCTTCGCAGATGCCGAACATCCGACCGCCATCGAGCTGCGCCGTCGCGCCATCTGGAGCAGCTGGCGCGGCATCGCCGACCTCGGCCCGACCGGCGGCTACGGCACCGTCTACGGCAGCCTGGCCGATGTGCCGGGCCGTGAGTTCTCCGCACTCGCGTTCGTGCCGGGGGCTCAGCATCCGCATCGCGTGCTCGCCCAGGTGCCCGACAGTTTCGACATCAGGAAGCGCTGCCTGGTGGTGACGGTCGCCTCCGGTTCGCGCGGCGTCTATGGCGCGATGGCGGTCGGCGCGGCCTGGGGCCTGTCGCGCGGCTGCGCCGTGGTGCATACCGACAAGGGCGCGGGCAGCGATTATTTCGATCTGGATGCCGGACAGGGCGTCGCGGTGGATGGCCGCATCGCCGGGCCGGAATCCCGCCTCGCGTTCGCGCCGGCCAATGCGCAGGGCAGCGGCATCGCCTTCAAGCACGCGCACTCGCAGGACAACCCGGAAGCCGACTGGGGCCGCCATGCGCGCCAGGCCGCCGAGTTCGGCCTGCGTTCGCTGGCGATGGCGTTTCCGGATGCCGCGCCTTTCACCTTCGACAACACCCGGGTGATCGCTGTCGGCATCTCCAATGGCGGCGGTGCCGTGCTGCGTGCCGCCGAACAGCAGGACGACTGGCTGGATGGCGTGGTCGCCGGCGAGCCCAACGTGCTGGCGAACATTCCCGGCGCCCGCGCGCTCTACGACTACACCACCGAGGCCGCGCTGCTGATGCCCTGCGCGTTGCCGGCGCTCGGCCTCCCGGCGATGCCGACCAGCGAAGCCTTCTGCGCCGCGCTCGCCGCCGACGGCCTGATCGAAGGCAAGGACCTGGCCGCGCGGCAGAAGTCGGCGCTGGCCCGCCTGCGTGATGCCGGCTGGAGCGATCCCGCCCTGCGCGCCGCGGCCACCAGCACCGGCTTCGACCTGTGGCGCGCGGTCGCAGGCACCTACGCCTCGGCCTACACCCGCGCCGCGCACGACGCGCATCCCTGCGGCTATCGCTTCTCGGCGATGGAGGCCGGCAAGCCGCGCGCCGCCAGCGCCAGCGAACGCGCCGCGTGGTGGTCGGACGCCAGCGGCATTCCGCCGGGCGCGGGCGTGCAGATCGTCGATCCCGATGCCGCCACAGCATTCGGCCTGCCGGGCCTGAAGTGCCTGCGCGGGCTGTGGACCGGGCAGGGGGATGTGGCGAAGCGGTTGCAGGCCGGCGTGGCCGAAACCCGCGCCGCGCCGCCGCGTGCCGGGCTGCCGGTGATCGTGGTCCACGGCACCGATGACGGCCTGATCCCGGCCGCCTTCAGCAGCGCGCCCTACGTGGCCGAGGCGCGTGCCGCCGGCCGTGACGTGCGCTACTGGCAGGTCCAGCGCGCCCAGCATTTCGATGCCTTCCTCGCGCTGCCGGCGTTCTCGGCGCAGCACGTTCCGCTGCTGCCCTATGTCTATGCGGCGCTGGACCGGCTGGACGCGCACCTGGACGGCACCGCCGCATTGCCCGCCGATGCCGTCATCCCGGCCCGCCCGCGCGAGGCCGGCAAGCCACTGCAGATCGGGGAGCTCGCCATCCCGCGTTGA
- a CDS encoding hybrid sensor histidine kinase/response regulator has protein sequence MLSVPVVIAASLAWLLMMFGVALLAERRPALLARNWRHVYALSLALYCTSWTFFGTVTQAARYGWPLPPTFVGTLLLYALGAALLMKLVKLSRSLNATSLADLIASRLGKDPWLAATVTLVAALGLIPYIALQLRAVTSGFEMLVGRDALAAQPWPDSTIYVALAMAVFAIAFGARQANAAEHNRGLVLAMAFDSLFKLVAMLALGIFVWRHFGERISAFQAPRSSADGFMPLVVLGVLAMFTLPHQFHIGVVECRDASHVRTARWLFPLYLVLIALPVLPLARAGQAVFGTSVPSDSYVLALPLAEGNVGMAMLAFLGGLSAATGMVVVSTLTLSLMIANHWVLPWLSRTWGRSGEGDLRGSVLLLRRGGIIAIMLLAWSYSHFIAGNAALADVGAFSFSALATLAPALAFAMWRPQTSPRAVTAGVVCAFLAWGWALPLPLMLENMTPSPGWRVDGPWGWSWLAPDGLFALTSWSRLGRAVVASLLVGALVTWMATQWQRPMQRGARARLDVHVLRSLARRFLPPARVDALMAKEPGRAMAPAEVEAAVEHELAAVVGAASARLLLNAARRESGSRLDAVADIVDETAQDLRFNQRVLEAALENMSQGISVVDADLRLVAWNRRYAEMFDFPAGLLKVGLPISEASRWALARLPAGRDIEEALTRRLDHMRTGTPHLSERVLPDGSIIEIRGNPMPGGGFVATFTDVTAFREAEAGLKRVNETLEHRVAERTALLDGARRMAERANDAKSRFLAAIGHDLLQPLHAAHLFVDALMQRVREPESRRLTRQVAGALDSTNVLLSDLLDMSRLEAGGLVPEIRAFPLSDVFGPLRSEGQALAEEQGLQLDFVPTRAWVRSDPQLLRRVLQNFLSNALRHTPQGRVVVGVRRVGGQLRIEVHDTGPGISEAQRGLIFEEFRRGEHARGQGLGLGLSIARGIASVLQMPIGLRSRTGRGSVFHVDVPRAPAMPMARHPRAGFAGLRLLAVDNDAAALSALSAVLSGWGCDVAACANGSEAEAALAAKPADLWVFDYHLDDGDDGVALCQRLRERHGAAPCLIMSADQTGAVRAAAQEAGLPLVIKPLRPLALKSVLDRLLAARAAG, from the coding sequence ATGCTGAGCGTGCCGGTCGTCATCGCCGCCAGCCTGGCCTGGTTGTTGATGATGTTCGGCGTGGCGCTGCTGGCGGAGCGCCGCCCGGCCTTGCTGGCCCGCAACTGGCGGCATGTGTATGCGCTGTCGCTGGCGCTGTACTGCACGTCGTGGACGTTCTTCGGCACGGTCACGCAGGCCGCGCGTTACGGCTGGCCGCTGCCGCCCACCTTCGTCGGTACCTTGCTGCTGTACGCGTTGGGTGCGGCGCTATTGATGAAGCTGGTCAAGCTGTCGCGCTCGCTCAATGCGACATCGCTGGCCGACCTCATCGCCTCGCGCCTCGGCAAGGATCCGTGGCTGGCGGCGACGGTCACCCTGGTCGCCGCGCTTGGCCTCATTCCCTACATCGCCTTGCAGTTGCGCGCGGTGACTTCGGGTTTCGAAATGCTGGTGGGCCGCGACGCGCTGGCCGCGCAGCCGTGGCCGGACAGCACCATCTACGTCGCGCTGGCCATGGCCGTATTCGCCATCGCCTTCGGTGCGCGCCAGGCCAATGCCGCGGAACACAACCGCGGGCTGGTGCTGGCGATGGCCTTCGACTCACTGTTCAAGCTGGTGGCGATGCTCGCGCTGGGCATCTTCGTCTGGCGGCATTTTGGCGAACGCATCAGTGCGTTCCAGGCGCCGCGCAGTTCCGCCGATGGCTTCATGCCGCTGGTGGTGCTGGGCGTGCTGGCGATGTTCACCCTGCCGCATCAATTCCACATCGGCGTGGTCGAGTGCCGTGATGCATCCCATGTGCGCACCGCACGCTGGCTGTTCCCGCTGTACCTGGTGCTGATCGCGCTGCCGGTGTTGCCGCTGGCGCGGGCGGGGCAGGCGGTGTTCGGCACCAGCGTGCCTTCGGATTCCTACGTGCTAGCGTTGCCGCTGGCCGAAGGCAATGTCGGGATGGCGATGCTGGCTTTCCTCGGCGGCTTGAGCGCGGCCACCGGCATGGTGGTGGTGAGCACGCTGACGCTGAGCCTGATGATCGCCAACCATTGGGTGTTGCCGTGGCTGTCACGCACCTGGGGGCGTTCGGGCGAAGGCGACCTGCGCGGTTCGGTGCTGCTGCTCAGGCGCGGCGGCATCATCGCCATCATGTTGCTGGCGTGGAGCTACAGCCACTTCATCGCCGGCAACGCGGCACTGGCGGATGTCGGCGCGTTCTCGTTCTCGGCACTCGCCACGCTCGCACCCGCGCTGGCTTTCGCGATGTGGCGGCCGCAGACCTCGCCGCGCGCGGTCACCGCTGGCGTGGTCTGCGCGTTCCTGGCCTGGGGCTGGGCGCTGCCCTTGCCGTTGATGCTGGAAAACATGACGCCTTCGCCGGGCTGGCGCGTCGATGGACCGTGGGGCTGGTCGTGGCTCGCGCCCGATGGCCTGTTCGCGCTCACCAGTTGGAGCCGCCTCGGTCGCGCGGTGGTGGCCAGCCTGCTGGTCGGTGCGCTGGTGACGTGGATGGCCACGCAATGGCAGCGGCCGATGCAACGCGGTGCACGTGCCCGGCTCGATGTGCATGTGTTGCGTTCACTGGCGCGACGCTTCCTGCCACCGGCGCGTGTCGATGCGTTGATGGCGAAGGAGCCGGGCCGCGCGATGGCGCCGGCGGAAGTGGAAGCGGCGGTGGAGCATGAACTCGCCGCCGTGGTCGGCGCGGCTTCGGCACGCCTGCTGCTCAACGCCGCGCGCCGCGAAAGCGGCAGCCGGCTGGATGCGGTCGCCGACATCGTCGATGAAACCGCGCAGGACCTGCGCTTCAACCAGCGCGTGCTGGAAGCGGCGCTGGAGAACATGAGCCAGGGCATCAGCGTGGTCGATGCCGATCTGCGCCTGGTTGCGTGGAACCGCCGCTATGCCGAGATGTTCGATTTCCCGGCTGGCCTGCTGAAAGTCGGCCTGCCGATCAGCGAAGCCAGCCGCTGGGCACTTGCACGGCTGCCGGCGGGCCGCGACATCGAAGAGGCATTGACCCGCCGCCTCGACCATATGCGCACCGGCACGCCGCATCTGTCCGAACGCGTGCTGCCCGACGGCAGCATCATCGAAATCCGCGGCAACCCGATGCCTGGCGGCGGCTTCGTCGCCACGTTTACCGATGTCACCGCCTTCCGCGAAGCCGAGGCCGGCCTGAAGCGCGTCAATGAGACGCTCGAACACCGCGTCGCCGAACGCACCGCCTTGCTCGATGGCGCACGCCGCATGGCCGAGCGCGCCAACGACGCCAAGAGCCGCTTCCTTGCCGCCATCGGCCATGACCTGCTGCAGCCGCTGCATGCCGCGCACCTGTTCGTGGATGCGTTGATGCAGCGCGTGCGCGAACCCGAATCGCGCCGGCTGACGCGGCAGGTGGCCGGTGCGCTCGATTCGACCAATGTGCTGCTGAGCGACCTGCTGGACATGTCGCGGCTGGAGGCCGGCGGACTGGTGCCGGAGATCCGCGCGTTCCCGCTGTCCGATGTGTTCGGGCCACTACGTTCGGAAGGCCAGGCGCTAGCGGAAGAGCAGGGCCTGCAGCTCGACTTCGTGCCGACCCGCGCCTGGGTGCGCAGCGATCCTCAGCTGCTGCGGCGCGTGCTGCAGAACTTCCTGTCCAATGCGCTCCGCCACACGCCGCAGGGACGCGTGGTGGTGGGCGTGCGACGAGTCGGCGGGCAGTTGCGCATCGAAGTACACGACACCGGCCCCGGCATCAGCGAGGCGCAGCGCGGGCTGATCTTCGAGGAGTTCCGTCGCGGCGAACATGCGCGCGGACAGGGGCTCGGCCTGGGGCTCTCGATCGCGCGCGGCATCGCGAGCGTGCTGCAGATGCCGATCGGCCTGCGCAGCCGCACCGGACGTGGCAGCGTGTTCCATGTCGATGTGCCGCGTGCGCCGGCCATGCCGATGGCGCGTCACCCGCGTGCCGGATTCGCCGGCCTGCGCCTGCTCGCCGTGGACAACGATGCCGCCGCGCTCTCCGCGCTCTCCGCCGTGCTGTCGGGATGGGGCTGCGATGTCGCCGCCTGCGCCAACGGCAGCGAGGCCGAAGCGGCGCTCGCTGCCAAGCCTGCCGACCTGTGGGTCTTCGACTACCACCTCGACGACGGCGACGATGGCGTCGCGCTCTGCCAGCGCCTGCGCGAACGTCACGGCGCCGCACCCTGCCTGATCATGAGCGCCGACCAGACCGGGGCCGTGCGCGCGGCAGCGCAGGAAGCCGGTTTGCCGCTGGTCATCAAACCGCTCAGGCCGCTGGCGTTGAAGTCGGTGCTGGACCGGTTGCTGGCGGCGCGGGCGGCGGGTTGA
- the nusA gene encoding transcription termination factor NusA — protein sequence MSKELLLVVDAVANEKGVPPEVIFDAIEAALASAAKKRYPEQDVAIRVAIDPKDGSYETFRRWEVVADDVVMESPDRQLRLMDALDESEGVEVGDFIEEQVENAEFGRIAAQAAKQVIVQRVREAERQQVVDEWKDRVGELVNGTVKRVERGNIYVDLGGNAEAFIPKDKGIPRDILRTGDRVRGYLYDVRSEPRGPQLFISRAAPEFMMELFRLEVPEVGQGLVDIKACARDPGDRAKIAVLAYDNRTDPIGACIGMRGSRVQAVTNELNGERVDIVLWSDNAAQFVINAMAPAEVQSIIVDEEKHSMDLAVAEELLAKAIGKGGQNVRLASRLTGWQLNVMTADQVAAKSEAEQAVARQLFVDKLEVDEEIAGILVAEGFSTVEEIAYVPVGELLAVEGFDEDIVEELRARARDALLNDALAAEEELDEHQPAEDLLALEGMDEATAYVLASRGVRTREDLAELAVDEMTDIEDMDEARASALIMEARKHWFE from the coding sequence ATGAGCAAGGAGTTGTTGCTGGTCGTCGACGCGGTCGCCAACGAGAAGGGCGTGCCGCCGGAAGTGATCTTCGATGCGATCGAGGCCGCGCTGGCTTCGGCCGCCAAGAAGCGCTACCCCGAACAGGACGTGGCGATCCGCGTCGCCATCGACCCCAAGGATGGCAGCTACGAGACGTTCCGCCGCTGGGAAGTGGTGGCCGATGACGTGGTGATGGAGTCCCCGGACCGCCAGCTGCGCCTGATGGACGCGCTCGACGAGAGCGAGGGCGTCGAGGTCGGTGACTTCATCGAGGAGCAGGTCGAGAACGCCGAGTTCGGCCGCATCGCCGCGCAGGCCGCCAAGCAGGTCATCGTCCAGCGCGTGCGCGAGGCCGAGCGCCAGCAGGTCGTCGACGAGTGGAAGGATCGCGTCGGCGAACTGGTCAACGGCACGGTCAAGCGCGTCGAGCGCGGCAACATCTACGTGGACCTCGGCGGCAACGCCGAAGCCTTCATCCCCAAGGACAAGGGCATCCCGCGCGACATCCTGCGTACCGGCGACCGCGTCCGCGGCTACCTGTACGACGTGCGCAGCGAGCCGCGTGGCCCGCAGCTGTTCATCAGCCGCGCCGCGCCGGAATTCATGATGGAACTGTTCCGCCTCGAGGTGCCGGAAGTCGGCCAGGGCCTGGTGGACATCAAGGCCTGCGCCCGCGACCCGGGCGACCGCGCCAAGATCGCCGTGCTGGCCTACGACAACCGCACCGACCCGATCGGCGCCTGCATCGGCATGCGCGGTTCGCGCGTGCAGGCGGTGACCAACGAGTTGAACGGCGAGCGCGTCGACATCGTGCTGTGGAGCGACAACGCCGCGCAGTTCGTGATCAACGCGATGGCGCCGGCCGAAGTGCAGTCGATCATCGTCGATGAAGAAAAGCATTCGATGGACCTGGCCGTGGCCGAGGAACTGCTGGCCAAGGCGATCGGCAAGGGCGGCCAGAACGTGCGCCTCGCCAGCCGCCTGACCGGTTGGCAGCTCAACGTGATGACCGCTGACCAGGTGGCCGCCAAGTCCGAGGCCGAACAGGCCGTCGCCCGCCAGCTGTTCGTGGACAAGCTGGAAGTGGACGAGGAAATCGCCGGCATCCTGGTGGCGGAAGGTTTCAGCACGGTCGAGGAAATCGCCTACGTGCCGGTCGGCGAGCTGCTGGCGGTCGAGGGCTTCGACGAGGACATCGTCGAGGAACTCCGCGCCCGCGCCCGCGACGCGCTGCTCAACGACGCGCTGGCCGCCGAGGAGGAGCTGGACGAACACCAGCCCGCCGAGGACCTGCTCGCGCTCGAAGGCATGGACGAGGCGACCGCCTACGTGCTGGCTTCGCGCGGCGTGCGCACCCGCGAGGACCTGGCCGAACTCGCCGTGGACGAGATGACCGACATCGAGGACATGGACGAGGCGCGTGCCTCGGCGCTGATCATGGAAGCACGCAAGCACTGGTTCGAGTGA